In the Desulfovibrio subterraneus genome, CTTTTCCGACTGCATGAGTGATTCGCGGCTGGCATCAAGCTGTTTTTGCACATCGCCCACGTCGGATATGAGGGTGCGCAGCTTTTCGCCCAGTGCTTCCACCTCGTTATCGACTTTGGTGCCGGATTTCTTGTGGCCCGGGTCCATGACCTCAAGCGTGTGTACGGCCATATCACGTATGGGATTGAGCACACGCTGCACCAGCACCGAAGCAAGCCATGCACCCGCAAAGGCGGAAAGCAAAATGCCCGTGACAGCAAGTGCCACGAGCATTGCGGATTCTCTGAGGTAGGATGCACGCTGCTTCTGGATGCTCTGTTCATGCAGCGCGCGAAATTCATCGCACAGAGTGAGAATATTGTGGAAACGCTCGCGGATGGTCCAGTGCAGGCGTGCGCCGTCGTCGCGGCGGTTGTTCTTGTAGTGTTCTATGACCTGCTCACGCGCGTACACGTAACGGATGTATTGCGATTCAATCTCGTTGAGAATGTCGCGTCCGCCGCTGAGGGTGGAAAAATTGCGGGCAAGGGCAAGCTGTTCCTGAAAGGCCTTGTGATGGATTTCCATCTGGTTGAGCCATGCGGGGTCGCTGTTCAGGAAGAAGTAGGTGGTGTAGCCGCGCTGCGAAAGCAGTTCGGAGGTCAGCCCGAAGGCCGCATGCATGGCCCCCACTTCCATATCAATGATGCCCGATTGCAGGGCCTTGCTGCGCTGGGTGTACCAAAGGGTAACGCCCGCACCGACAATATTGACGAGTACAATGGCCGTCAGCAGCAGAAGAATGCGCTTGCGGAGCGATAAGGACATGAGGACCTCGTTTGTAAAAATAAGGCGGACAGGCCTTTGGGACCTGTCCACCTTAACGTTCTGCGGTCGGGGAGTAAATACTTACGGTTATGCTGTTGCCGCCTGAGACGGGGAATTTTCCATGGCGAGCTTGCGGTCGTATGCGGCCATTATGGTGATGACCAGCTGGTCAAAATCCACGGGCTTGCGCATGTAGGCAAAGGCACCTCTGGCAATGGCCCGGTCCCTGTCTGCATCCGAGCCGTGACCGGTAACCACGATGACCTGTACGTCGGGATACTGGCCCTTGACCCTTTCCAGAACTTCCCATCCGTCGATGCCGGGCATCAT is a window encoding:
- a CDS encoding ATP-binding protein translates to MSLSLRKRILLLLTAIVLVNIVGAGVTLWYTQRSKALQSGIIDMEVGAMHAAFGLTSELLSQRGYTTYFFLNSDPAWLNQMEIHHKAFQEQLALARNFSTLSGGRDILNEIESQYIRYVYAREQVIEHYKNNRRDDGARLHWTIRERFHNILTLCDEFRALHEQSIQKQRASYLRESAMLVALAVTGILLSAFAGAWLASVLVQRVLNPIRDMAVHTLEVMDPGHKKSGTKVDNEVEALGEKLRTLISDVGDVQKQLDASRESLMQSEKLALVGKLAAGVAHSIRNPLTSVKMRLFSLERSLVLDEHQREDFEVVSEEISHVESIVKNFLEFARRPKLRPRKQSPSDVVDMALKLLRHRLESSGTEIVLKRTSRLPELPLDADQLKEVFVNLIINACDALVTGGTITVTEETGLMEPMGEVVVIRIADNGPGIPPDILDRVFDPFFSTKEEGSGLGLAIARRVVEEHGGWLHVRAGDEGGAVFVIALPGSRRSTWLRS
- a CDS encoding response regulator, which gives rise to MKNIKLLLVDDEQEFVETLAERLRLRDLGPDVALNGEAALTIVHDSVPDVMLLDLMMPGIDGWEVLERVKGQYPDVQVIVVTGHGSDADRDRAIARGAFAYMRKPVDFDQLVITIMAAYDRKLAMENSPSQAATA